In Chelmon rostratus isolate fCheRos1 chromosome 20, fCheRos1.pri, whole genome shotgun sequence, a single window of DNA contains:
- the ppp1r16a gene encoding protein phosphatase 1 regulatory subunit 16A, with the protein MAADHSELLAEMATVGRLSATERLKHAQKRRAQQLKSWAQMEKDAARGSRAKADKKKARTTKIKFPDAITLLDAAARNDLEEVRELLNSGVSPDLVNEDGLTALHQCCIDDFVEIVQCLLDAGACVNACDSELWTPLHAAATCGHTGLVQLLIQAGADLLAVNADGNMPYDLCEDEATLELLEMVMAEQGITQDRIDECRGAKEMAMLADIRALVESGADVNAQDNNGTTLLHIASANGYISVAELLLEHRAQVEVKDTDGWTPLHAASCWGQIQMVELLVAHGASLNSKSVLEETPLDVCMDEEVRAKLMDLKHKHDAIMKSQDRQKGTLQRRASSTGSRGKVVRRVSVNERSSLYRREHHKEAMVWQERGRQPEPQDDDEDRQTDNELNQHATMVAGGGATSRLEELEAADRKIVSSVGNGGTSVSLASSVPGELWSGGGRMERSASYQLSSASGAGLGSGSAEGEGADSMTREKSHHTLADLKRQRAAAKLNKYPAPPPPLPPPLEEEASVAAAEATTTQAQPELQITPNTEEVASPSQVYFTPASGDPPLLKLRAPEEDQSNNKEPCCGLM; encoded by the exons ATGGCAGCAGATCACAGCGAGCTGCTGGCCGAGATGGCCACAGTCGGCCGTCTGAGTGCCACAGAACGCCTGAAGCACGCCCAGAAGCGTCGCGCTCAGCAGCTGAAGTCTTGGGCGCAGATGGAGAAGGATGCAGCACGAGGGTCAAGGGCCAAAGCAGATAAGAAGAAGGCGCGCACCACCAAAATTAAGTTCCCAGACGCCATCACCTTGCTTGATGCAGCTGCACGCAATGACCTGGAGGAGG TGAGGGAGCTGCTTAACAGTGGCGTCAGCCCAGATCTGGTCAATGAGGATGGACTGACGGCCCTAcatcag TGCTGCATTGATGACTTTGTGGAGATAGTGCAGTGCCTGCTGGATGCTGGTGCCTGTGTGAACGCCTGTGACAGTGAGCTGTGGACACCGCTGCATGCTGCTGCCACCTGTGGACACACAGGACTGGTGCAGCTCCTGATCCAGGC TGGGGCTGACTTGCTGGCTGTTAATGCGGATGGCAACATGCCCTATGACCTCTGTGAGGATGAGGCCACCCTTGAGCTGCTGGAGATGGTTATGGCTGAACAGG ggatAACTCAGGACCGTATAGATGAATGCCGCGGGGCTAAAGAGATGGCCATGCTGGCCGACATACGGGCTCTGGTTGAGAGCGGAGCCGACGTAAACGCCCAGGACAATAATGGAACAACActg CTCCATATAGCGTCCGCTAATGGCTACATATCTGTGGCGGAACTGCTGCTAGAGCACAGGgctcaggtggaggtgaaggacACTGATGGCTGGACGCCGCTACATGCCGCCTCCTGCTGGGGACAA ATCCAAatggtggagctgctggtggcCCACGGTGCCAGTTTAAACTCCAAGTCTGTCCTGGAGGAGACTCCTCTGG ATGTGTGTATGGATGAAGAGGTCAGAGCCAAACTGATggacctgaaacacaaacacgacGCCATCATGAAGAGCCAGGACCGGCAGAAGGGCACGCTGCAAAGACGAGCCTCCAGTACAGGCAGCAgagg TAAGGTGGTACGTCGTGTCAGTGTGAACGAGCGTTCCAGTCTGTACCGGCGGGAGCACCACAAAGAAGCCATGGTGTGGCAGGAGCGCGGCCGACAGCCAGAGCCACAGGACGACGATGAGGACAGACAAACGGACAATGAGCTAAACCAGCATGCCACCATG GTCGCTGGTGGTGGAGCCACGTCACGTttagaggagctggaggctgcagacaggaaaaTTGTGTCCAGCGTAGGTAATGGAGGGACCTCTGTTTCTCTGGCCTCCTCTGTACCTGGAGAGCTGTGGAGTGGTGGGGGTCGCATGGAGCGCAGTGCCTCTTACCAGCTCAGCTCTGCATCTGGAGCCGGGTTAGGGTCTGGGTCTGCAGAGGGCGAGGGGGCAGACAGTATGACTCGGGAGAAATCGCACCACACCCTGGCCGACCTGAAACGACAGCGGGCAGCTGCCAAGCTCAATAAGTACCCAGCACCACCccctcccctgcctcctcccttAGAAGAGGAGGCTTCTGTTGCAGCCGCCGAGGCGACAACCACTCAGGCACAGCCAGAGCTCCAAATCACCCCCAACACAGAGGAGGTTGCCTCCCCGAGCCAGGTGTACTTCACCCCAGCCAGTGGCGATCCTCCGCTGCTGAAACTCCGAGCCCCTGAGGAGGACCAGTCCAACAATAAGGAGCCGTGCTGTGGACTCATGTAg